A genomic window from Chlorobium phaeobacteroides DSM 266 includes:
- a CDS encoding glycosyltransferase family 8 protein: protein MKNTVNIVFATDKNYIQHLSAALVSLLENNKDLSFTVYIISSGMSEKSYRNIEEIIKTGNCTVKHITVSDELFVKLATAHPFYPKGTYYRLLIPDLIDEEKILYLDSDIIVNGSIKELYNQDVEDYFVCAIEDPGFDRHRQLQMDKESIYFNSGMMLINLAKWKSTGLQKKVIDFIEHNPDAIWFPDQCGLNSVINGRWKKVPLKYNQQSSIFSDDFEKKFDCFSVEELAEAKKNPVIIHYTGGSKPWHFKNRHPYKKLYWKYLKMTPYRNAIYSDLMPMYLLKSIVPKGLKKKIKGFLKKDGR from the coding sequence ATGAAAAATACCGTTAACATCGTATTTGCAACAGATAAAAATTATATTCAGCATCTCTCTGCCGCATTGGTCTCCCTGCTTGAAAATAATAAGGATCTGTCCTTTACTGTTTATATTATCAGCAGCGGGATGTCGGAAAAGAGTTACAGGAATATTGAAGAAATTATAAAAACCGGCAATTGCACAGTCAAGCATATTACTGTTTCAGACGAGCTGTTTGTGAAGCTGGCTACAGCGCATCCCTTTTACCCTAAAGGAACATATTACCGCTTACTTATTCCGGATCTTATCGATGAGGAAAAAATTCTCTATCTTGATTCCGATATTATTGTCAACGGGTCGATAAAGGAGCTCTATAATCAGGATGTAGAGGATTATTTTGTTTGCGCTATTGAAGATCCGGGTTTCGACAGGCACCGGCAATTACAAATGGATAAAGAATCAATCTATTTTAATTCCGGTATGATGCTTATTAATCTCGCAAAATGGAAATCAACCGGCCTGCAGAAAAAAGTTATTGATTTCATTGAGCATAACCCTGATGCCATATGGTTTCCTGATCAGTGCGGACTGAATTCGGTGATCAACGGAAGATGGAAAAAAGTTCCTTTAAAGTATAATCAGCAATCGTCAATTTTCAGTGATGATTTTGAAAAGAAATTTGATTGTTTTTCTGTCGAAGAGCTGGCCGAGGCTAAAAAAAATCCTGTTATTATTCATTATACAGGCGGTTCGAAGCCCTGGCATTTCAAAAACAGGCACCCCTATAAAAAGCTCTATTGGAAATATTTGAAAATGACGCCTTACAGGAACGCGATATATTCCGATTTAATGCCGATGTATCTTTTGAAGTCGATAGTTCCCAAAGGCTTGAAAAAGAAAATCAAGGGTTTTCTGAAGAAAGATGGGAGGTGA
- a CDS encoding GumC family protein, giving the protein MLKENALREALPFGKPSKSLNIPGFLKRYGLLILVIGSFLFTLTVPIVLLISKPNYEVHALMRIDPVIPSLITKSDDPSIINYYQDYANTQSRRMMDFEILKKTVEKLSPDEKASILPATLPSDKCARILGFIIKVNTIPGTHLIDIAASSPNKEGLAPLLNNFMEVFLEKVRKGNEMQDSDRLLYLRNEKQSLLTEILAIEAKLNILTKEISTADYAETYNVASKKTEELQRLYVNAFVDRLATENQFLEVEKSGRELQSLSLDPMVEEMVMGDQSLDFTSSWTYQQQQQLRSTTDGLTPNNPDRIYVEQRMKAMQNYEKTLQNEVRKTAKSIVYGKRDYDLRKELIQSRNKSEKTRKTEADIKKELDLSKEESVRISLGLHLGESLTSLLKHKRDLLDRIDTRIHELEVEGKAPLRIAIESLAREPDQPKGSNTQKLIMMFFAVSFGSVSILFLGFEFFDNRIRRPGDIRQALGYPPVRPIVKAPDTIPFHELMIRAPLEPAAQAISSLAIGFNLEKKNNNARIIMFTGVDSGVGTTSLALNCAHALARIVPKVLLIEGNFLTPSLCTLAGLSASPKGLADFLRGSGSVSDYIVNSSEQMLEIIYAGTVSEKPTSQHRIRELLEEVKNRYDFICIDCSPVTESDMTENFALYSDIIALICLADSTLYKDLRRAAELLIRLEVPAIAPVLNWGGNKRAISIDKLLERKPDFLNKINTRKIEEFIRNLPPASQLFDTIKKRVAGFMQSTKKMFDKLLKKKKNPS; this is encoded by the coding sequence ATGCTGAAAGAGAATGCTCTGAGAGAAGCCCTTCCTTTCGGAAAGCCATCAAAGTCTCTCAATATTCCAGGCTTTCTCAAACGCTACGGGCTGCTCATACTGGTGATCGGATCGTTTCTTTTTACTTTGACGGTTCCCATTGTTCTTCTTATCAGCAAGCCGAACTATGAGGTTCATGCCCTCATGAGAATAGATCCGGTTATTCCTTCACTGATAACGAAATCCGATGATCCTTCAATCATCAACTATTATCAGGATTATGCCAACACGCAGTCGCGCCGGATGATGGATTTTGAGATTCTGAAAAAAACTGTCGAAAAACTCTCTCCGGATGAAAAAGCATCAATTCTGCCGGCAACCCTTCCTTCGGATAAATGCGCCCGGATTCTCGGTTTTATCATTAAAGTCAATACGATTCCCGGTACACATCTGATCGATATTGCTGCCTCAAGCCCCAATAAGGAGGGTTTGGCGCCACTGCTCAATAATTTCATGGAGGTTTTTCTTGAAAAAGTGAGAAAAGGCAATGAGATGCAGGATAGTGACCGCCTGCTCTACCTCAGAAATGAAAAACAGTCATTACTTACAGAGATATTGGCTATCGAAGCGAAACTGAATATTCTGACCAAAGAGATATCGACAGCGGATTATGCCGAGACATATAATGTCGCAAGCAAGAAAACAGAGGAGCTGCAGAGACTTTATGTCAATGCTTTCGTTGATCGTCTTGCTACGGAAAACCAGTTTCTCGAGGTCGAAAAATCGGGAAGGGAGTTGCAATCCCTTTCTCTCGATCCCATGGTGGAGGAGATGGTTATGGGTGATCAATCTCTTGATTTTACCAGTTCATGGACCTATCAGCAACAGCAGCAGTTGAGAAGTACGACCGACGGATTGACGCCGAACAACCCCGATCGTATTTATGTGGAGCAGCGGATGAAGGCTATGCAGAATTATGAGAAGACGTTACAGAACGAGGTTCGTAAAACTGCAAAATCAATCGTTTACGGCAAGCGGGACTATGATCTTCGTAAAGAGCTGATACAGTCCAGAAACAAGTCTGAAAAAACAAGAAAAACAGAAGCGGATATTAAAAAAGAACTTGATCTCAGCAAGGAGGAATCGGTTCGCATTTCGCTGGGGCTTCATCTTGGAGAGTCGCTTACCTCATTACTCAAACACAAAAGGGATCTGCTTGATCGTATTGATACCAGAATTCATGAACTTGAAGTTGAGGGTAAAGCCCCTTTACGCATAGCCATTGAGTCACTTGCACGGGAGCCGGATCAGCCGAAAGGCTCAAATACACAAAAACTGATTATGATGTTTTTTGCCGTTTCATTCGGCAGCGTCAGTATACTCTTTTTAGGTTTTGAGTTTTTTGACAATCGTATTCGCAGGCCTGGGGATATCCGGCAGGCACTTGGTTATCCGCCGGTCAGACCGATTGTCAAGGCACCTGATACGATTCCGTTTCACGAGCTGATGATCCGGGCCCCGCTTGAACCTGCGGCACAGGCGATCAGCAGTCTTGCGATCGGGTTCAATCTTGAAAAAAAGAATAACAACGCTCGTATTATCATGTTTACCGGGGTCGACAGTGGCGTCGGCACTACCTCGCTTGCGTTGAATTGCGCTCATGCACTTGCCCGCATTGTCCCGAAAGTTCTTTTGATCGAAGGTAATTTTCTGACACCATCCCTCTGTACTCTTGCCGGGTTGTCAGCATCTCCGAAAGGGCTTGCCGATTTTCTTCGGGGCAGCGGGTCGGTGAGTGATTATATCGTCAACAGCTCCGAACAGATGCTCGAAATCATCTATGCCGGAACTGTTTCCGAAAAGCCAACGTCGCAGCATCGTATTCGGGAACTGCTCGAAGAGGTAAAAAACCGTTATGATTTTATCTGTATCGATTGCTCTCCGGTAACCGAGAGCGATATGACTGAGAACTTTGCTCTTTATTCTGATATTATTGCCCTGATTTGTCTTGCCGACAGCACCCTGTACAAGGATCTCAGGCGTGCGGCCGAGTTGCTCATACGCCTTGAAGTTCCTGCGATTGCCCCTGTTCTGAACTGGGGTGGTAATAAACGCGCCATCTCGATCGATAAATTGCTTGAAAGAAAGCCCGATTTTCTTAATAAAATCAACACCCGAAAAATCGAGGAGTTTATCAGGAATCTTCCCCCTGCCTCTCAACTTTTCGATACGATCAAAAAGAGGGTTGCGGGTTTTATGCAGAGCACTAAAAAAATGTTCGACAAGTTGCTGAAAAAGAAAAAAAATCCATCATAA
- a CDS encoding lipopolysaccharide biosynthesis protein, whose amino-acid sequence MNQKENALKKLAGNAVSGMVATIIYMVSRLLLTPFILQYLSLEEFGLWSLCFIILSYAGMGGFGVNSTYIRYSARYLAEGKEKEISKLLSTGVAYMFSFCLFFCLVLYLIMPFLLERFHIAPAQQDLASTIFLGTAAVFSLELTLGGFRFVINGMHEFLKEKIVSTVAGLIEIGAILLFLYFGAGVKGLLYAFALRLVLETIGCWAIARSLLPSLSVSWRLISRENFRLFLGFGGKVQVLGILGIFLTALDRLFITAIAGLAAGGMFEIGRKLPSTAGGISSSAFGPFLSTASHIEGRWAGEKPDAFPDRLKTYGLIVATTVTLSLVPLFFLLPVQKRLQGASPLIAVFAGVLTVVLFYLLNRRMKNENFLDNIELKQLYLNGIRFTNMINSTLFLFLVAMAHPLMNAWVGKEYARAADVMIFLSTAYSIQLCTGPITMIFRGIDRNGRELEYMLVQVILMVIWIPAGTIASGLIGSAAAIACSSIVSTCFLFWRSNNTFQIRFRKFVSVTVIPALVPLLPAVAVFAVSEIYPAEGRLVAVLQVLVCGVVYVLLSVMMFWKFILNGEEKSKALEMIPFNRKRNPPC is encoded by the coding sequence ATGAATCAGAAGGAAAACGCGCTTAAAAAACTTGCAGGTAATGCTGTTTCGGGTATGGTGGCGACGATTATTTATATGGTCAGCCGCCTTCTTCTTACACCGTTCATTCTGCAGTATCTCTCTCTGGAGGAGTTCGGCTTATGGTCGCTCTGTTTTATCATTCTCTCTTATGCCGGAATGGGAGGGTTCGGAGTAAACAGTACCTATATCCGTTATTCGGCAAGATACCTTGCGGAGGGAAAAGAGAAAGAGATCAGCAAGCTGCTCTCAACCGGTGTTGCCTATATGTTTTCATTCTGTCTCTTTTTCTGTCTGGTTCTTTATCTGATTATGCCTTTTCTTCTCGAAAGGTTCCATATAGCGCCTGCGCAGCAGGATCTTGCCTCAACAATATTTCTTGGTACTGCTGCAGTTTTCAGTCTTGAACTTACTCTTGGCGGATTCCGGTTTGTCATTAACGGAATGCATGAGTTTTTAAAGGAGAAAATCGTTTCAACCGTTGCCGGACTCATTGAGATTGGCGCTATCCTTCTGTTTCTTTACTTCGGAGCGGGGGTTAAAGGGCTCTTGTACGCGTTTGCCTTAAGGCTGGTTCTTGAAACTATTGGCTGCTGGGCAATTGCCCGATCCTTGCTTCCTTCGCTCTCTGTTTCATGGAGATTGATCAGCCGTGAAAATTTCAGGCTTTTTCTCGGTTTTGGCGGCAAAGTCCAGGTGCTCGGCATTCTGGGTATCTTTCTTACGGCGCTTGACAGATTGTTCATTACGGCAATTGCCGGACTTGCCGCAGGAGGCATGTTTGAGATAGGTCGAAAGCTCCCTTCAACGGCAGGGGGTATCTCATCATCCGCATTCGGTCCGTTTTTATCTACCGCATCTCATATCGAAGGCCGTTGGGCAGGTGAAAAACCGGATGCTTTTCCGGACAGGCTTAAAACCTATGGTCTTATTGTTGCAACAACCGTTACGCTATCCCTTGTCCCGCTTTTTTTTCTACTGCCCGTGCAAAAACGGCTGCAGGGGGCAAGTCCGCTGATCGCTGTATTTGCAGGGGTTTTAACCGTTGTTCTGTTTTATCTGCTCAATCGCAGAATGAAAAATGAAAATTTTCTCGATAACATTGAATTAAAGCAGCTTTATCTCAACGGGATTCGTTTTACCAACATGATCAACTCGACACTGTTTCTTTTTCTTGTCGCCATGGCTCATCCACTGATGAATGCATGGGTTGGCAAGGAGTATGCGCGTGCTGCCGATGTTATGATCTTTTTATCGACAGCCTACTCGATTCAATTGTGTACAGGTCCGATAACCATGATATTTCGGGGAATTGATCGTAACGGAAGAGAGCTTGAGTACATGCTGGTTCAGGTTATACTGATGGTTATCTGGATTCCTGCCGGAACGATTGCATCGGGATTGATCGGATCAGCAGCAGCTATTGCGTGCAGTTCGATAGTCAGCACATGCTTTCTTTTCTGGCGGAGCAATAACACGTTTCAGATTCGATTCCGTAAATTTGTTTCAGTCACCGTTATCCCTGCGCTTGTTCCTCTCTTGCCGGCAGTGGCTGTTTTTGCCGTTTCGGAGATCTATCCCGCAGAAGGGAGACTTGTGGCTGTCTTGCAGGTTCTTGTTTGCGGTGTTGTCTATGTGTTGCTTTCTGTCATGATGTTCTGGAAATTTATCCTGAACGGCGAGGAAAAATCAAAAGCACTGGAAATGATACCTTTTAACCGGAAACGGAATCCTCCATGCTGA
- a CDS encoding glycosyltransferase family 4 protein, producing MSYLPVLFGYHASNLGNSHVPISLCRYWNESGRMAKLTVPSVDDALVYPWIKPAIQGLKKNLVYKLGNRERPRVLTEQLFYKTEARSSPVYLWAGLSLDIFTRFHDMGAKIIIERINCHRATSRRIISEAGRFWEISLPNSITDEQIAEENRKLSFADAVFCPSPMVKSSMLENGVPEGRLLSTSYGWAPERFPLISEPRVKNRKPVFLFAGTLCVRKGVPLLLEAWTKAGVEGELLLCGGIDPDIQDVVARYLTASTIRHIAYTRHIGEVYRMADVFVFPSLEEGGPMVTYEAMAHGIPPLVTAMGGGAIVQNGINGLVLPDLDVDAWAQAITELVDNTQKRTDLGEMARVRAEEFTWRNVAEQRASLLENRFPELWNKNR from the coding sequence ATGAGTTATTTGCCGGTACTCTTTGGTTACCATGCTTCAAATCTCGGAAACAGCCATGTTCCGATCTCCTTGTGCCGATACTGGAATGAAAGCGGCAGAATGGCAAAACTGACGGTGCCCAGTGTTGATGATGCTCTTGTCTACCCGTGGATCAAGCCGGCCATACAAGGGCTGAAAAAAAATCTCGTTTACAAGCTCGGCAATCGGGAGCGGCCAAGAGTGTTGACAGAGCAGTTGTTTTATAAGACCGAGGCACGCTCTTCTCCGGTCTATCTTTGGGCTGGACTTTCGCTCGATATTTTTACACGCTTTCATGATATGGGGGCGAAAATTATCATTGAAAGAATAAACTGCCATCGCGCCACATCCAGAAGAATCATCAGCGAAGCCGGACGGTTTTGGGAGATATCGCTTCCGAATTCCATTACAGATGAGCAGATCGCAGAGGAGAATCGCAAGCTTTCCTTTGCTGACGCTGTTTTTTGCCCGAGTCCGATGGTAAAAAGCTCTATGCTCGAAAATGGTGTGCCTGAGGGAAGATTACTCTCAACGAGTTATGGGTGGGCACCTGAGCGGTTTCCCCTGATTTCCGAACCGCGAGTGAAAAACCGGAAGCCGGTATTTTTGTTTGCCGGTACGCTTTGTGTGCGTAAAGGGGTTCCTCTGCTTCTTGAGGCATGGACAAAGGCTGGCGTTGAGGGAGAACTGCTTCTCTGCGGAGGTATTGACCCTGATATTCAGGATGTGGTCGCCCGCTATCTTACGGCGTCCACTATCCGACATATCGCCTATACGCGACATATCGGCGAGGTGTATCGTATGGCAGATGTGTTTGTTTTTCCAAGTCTTGAGGAGGGCGGGCCGATGGTGACGTATGAGGCTATGGCGCATGGAATTCCGCCGCTTGTTACGGCGATGGGCGGTGGCGCGATTGTTCAAAACGGCATCAATGGTCTGGTGCTTCCCGATCTCGATGTAGACGCATGGGCTCAGGCAATAACTGAACTTGTCGATAATACGCAAAAAAGAACCGATCTTGGAGAGATGGCAAGGGTGCGGGCAGAGGAGTTTACCTGGAGGAACGTTGCAGAACAGCGAGCGTCGTTGCTTGAGAACCGTTTTCCTGAACTCTGGAATAAAAACCGATGA